One Nicotiana tomentosiformis chromosome 1, ASM39032v3, whole genome shotgun sequence genomic window, TGCTCGACTTGGCCGTAGTTtggtatgcccatagaactccgggtaATTCCTCGGGCCAGTTACCCTTAGCCACTTCCAACATTTTCTTGAGGTTtagaataatcactttgttcgttgactctgcttgaccgtttgcgctcggatgatagggtgaagatgtgatcctctttatttttaaatcttggaggaactttttaatttttgcgccgataaactgtggcccattgtcgcatgctatctcttttggtattccgaacctgtaAATTACattttcccacaagaaatccaccactttgcattctccgatcttctgataaggacctgtttccacccacttagaaaaataatcagtcaaaattaaaagaaatcttacctttccgggagcctgtggcagtggtccgacgatgtccatccccccatttcatgaacggacACGGAGACAGAACCGAATGTAACGGTTCTGCCGGTTGATGCACTAGTGATGTgtagcgttgacacttatcaAATTTTCGTATGAAATCTTTGGTGTCTTGTTCCATgtggggccaataatatcctgcccttaccaaCTTCAGCAATAAGGAATCTGCGCCCGAGTAGTTGTCGTATATCCCTTcgtgaacctctctcatgacatagttagctttgGATACCCCTAAGCATCGAGCCAGCAGTCtttgaaaagattttctatacaattggcctccctTAAAACTATATCGCGCTGCTTTGGCGCGCAGTTCCCGAGATATTTTGGGGTCTTTAGGTAGCTTTCCATGTTTGAGATAATCGATAATTTCATTTCTCCTGTCCCGGACCAGATTAGTTGAATTTACCTCGTAGTAACCATCTGTATCTAGGattgagttcatcagttgtactaccgtcctggactccgatccctttatttctgTTGATGATCCTAGGTTTGCCAATGCATCTACTTCTGCGTTTTCTTTccttgggatatgagtaattTACCACTCCCGGAATCGCGCCAACAGAGcctgaacctttaccacgtattgttgtaTGCACTCTCCTTTGGTCTCGAAGATCCTGTAGACTTTATTTACCACAAGctgtgagtcacatttgatttcgatgacctcAGAGTCAAGTCCTCGGGCCAATTCGAGCCatacaatcaaagcttcatactctgcttcattgttagttaaatagACCgtcctgatggcttgccttagggttttcCCCGAAGACGTGATTAAGACTATACTGAGCCCAGACCATTTTACATTGAAAGCTCTGTCCGTAAATAAGTTCCAAACccctgatgtcgattctgacaccattactgcttccttggttgccagaggcaaTAATCCtggactaaaatcggccacgaagtcagccaagacttgcgacttaattgtaGCCCTTGGTTTATACTCTATGTctaattcactcatttcgacgacccatttggccaatctacctgaGAGCTgaggtttatggaggatgttaCGCAAAGGGAAAGTAGACACTatggctatcgggtggcattggaagtagggcctcagctttcgagcggcgactacgagagctaaggccagttttttcaAATGTGGGTAATGAGTTTctactcccgttaaaattttactaacataataaatgggagattgcgtaccttcggcCTCTTGGACAAAAACCGCACTTACCGTAACTTCCGAGACCGCGAGATAAACCAGCaacgtttcaccttcttttggttttgaaagcaattgagggcttgacaagtacttctttaaatccctcaaagctttctggcactccggggtccattcgaaattatttttctttttgagtagtgcgaAGAAACGATGACACTTTTTtgatgaccgggaaatgaacctactCAAAGCTGCCAATCTTCTTGTAAgactttggacttccttcacgtttgaTAGTTGGTCTGGGAtatcttctatggccttgatcttatctagtttacctcaattcccctttgtgatacTAGAAATCCCAGAAGCTTACCAGAGCTGACCCCGAACATGCATTTCTCGAAGTTAAGTTTCATAtcatgcttccttaggatgtcaaaagtttcttgtagatgtttaagatgatcacctgcatttAAAGAATTAACGatcatatcgtctatataaacttccatagtttttcctttTTGATTTTCAAACGTCTTGTTcatgagccgttgataagtggctccgacatttttcaacccaaatggTGTCACGTTGTAACAATATATACCAAAATTtattataaacgaagtcttttcctgatcctccgggttcatcttaatttggttgtacccagaataagcatcaaggaaactcattagcTCATGCCCGGCCGTgaaatcaatcatttgaccgatgtttggcagtgggaacgagtctttcgggcatgccttgttacgatctttataatctacacacatgcgaaaCTTATTgtttttcttaggaactactactacattggctagccagtctggatatcttacctctcggatcgaaccgatattaagtaagcgtgttacctcgtctttgatgaatttattcctggcttCGGCAATCGGGCacttcttttgtcttaccggaggtatgttgggatccaagcttaacttgtgtacgaCTACCTCTGTCGGGATGCATATCATATCTTCATAAgaccatgcaaaacaataagCATTAGATTTTAGGAATTTAATGAAGTCGGACCTGAGTTCTCGGTGTAGTCctatccccaagtggaattttcctttctaggaattcttcgaacaatgccacttgctccagctcttccgaTGTGGACTTCGTTGCATCagtctcttctggaacttggaaatatctcgatACCTGATAATATTTTGACGCCTGGCTAACTTTATATAGTTCAGGAGTAGGTGCTGgtccctgtaattgctatgccacattttcctttcctttgctactggagaccaaaattgcattcatctccctagCCGCCGGTTGGTCACCCCATATTTTCTTATTTCCTTCGggcattggaaacttcagcaattgatgatatgttgatggtacagCTTTCACctcgtgcaaccatggccttcccagaatgaagttgtatcccatatcaccatctaccacttcgaaaagagttgttttcattactccttcagcgttcGTGAGTAATAAAATTTCTCCCCGAGTTGTCACACTTGTGAGGTTGAATCTGGCGAGGAGATTTgtggccggaataatgcttccggtaaGTTTAGCCGAACTCCCTAGATctactagaacacgtttaatgGTATTGGAGCAATCTAAGttttgctccaatactctccattgtatgatattagccgaactccCTAGATctactagaacacgtttaatcttaaaatctagtacatttaaagaaattaccagtgcgtcattgtgtggTAGCAGGAATccgtctgcgtcctcctccgtaaaagtgatatcgtTTTCCCAAAGCCCTTTGCTATgcgttattgatactttcgtcttctttaatgctgaaaaggtgaccccgttaatctcgttccctcctaagatcatgttgattgtttgacgcggggatcttctcctgctttcgagggtTCCACATTGTCTcggttacgaccataattgttcttagctaggtcactcaagaattctctaaggtgaccattcttcaataatgttgccactTCTTCGGGAGGTATCGACAGTCTCCTGTCCGGTGGCCATTCGTCCtgtggtattcacaccacaagttgggatccctctggctagaATCAGATCTCATCGATTttgggaaccgtgcttctttgatgtttctcatggccgataccaactccactatactgacgttgaagttgtattccgataacttggggtaagaataATCCCAAGATCCTGACACTTTTTTATCCTGCAGTGATCGATTGTTCCGACCGCGATCAGTCCTCTTGTCAACGGCGAACCTGTCCATTGTCCGGAAACCTCTGTTACAGCCTTCGCTCCGTTCGTAGGGCAAAACCGGCCCCTCAAAATTTGTCTGTCCGCGTCataatcatcctttgatttttttcTGTTCTTTTCTCGTGCTTTGGTCAACGATGGAAAaccaacctgatcatcttcgatccttatttttaATTCGTACCGGGTGTGAAAATCCACCCAGGTCATTTCTTGAAACTCGAGTAGGCTTTTCTTCAATTTTCGGGAAGCGTCTGAACTCCTCGGATTCAAtaccttggtgaatgcttcagccgcccattcattcgggacagccgggagcaacattctctctttcttgaatcgggtaacgaactctcgtagcggttcggactctccttgcgcaatcctgaatatgtcggtctTTCTGACGTGTACTTTTCTATCCCTGGCATGAGCCTTAAtaaaagaatctgcgagcat contains:
- the LOC138906717 gene encoding uncharacterized protein produces the protein MILGGNEINGVTFSALKKTKVSITHSKGLWENDITFTEEDADGFLLPHNDALVISLNVLDFKIKRVLVDLGSSANIIQWRVLEQNLDCSNTIKRVLVDLGSSAKLTGSIIPATNLLARFNLTSVTTRGEILLLTNAEGVMKTTLFEVVDGDMGYNFILGRPWLHEVKAVPSTYHQLLKFPMPEGNKKIWGDQPAAREMNAILVSSSKGKENVA